GCGCGAGATCCGGTTGGTACGTCCAGTCGGCGTTGATCTGCCAGGCGAAGACAACGCGCCGCGGCGGCTCCCAGGCGAGAACCGTGCCCCAGTCGCACTCGACGTCGTCCACCTGCTCGCTGTAGCAGCGGCCGCCCACGCGCTCCTCCATGATCGCCCGCTTGAGCTTGGACTTGCCGATGTGATGGCTGCGCGGCCACCAGCTGTCGAACTCGTGCGTGAACACCTTGAACGCGCGCGCCGCGGGCGCGTTCACCCGGATCGTCCTGCGTACCGATTCGCCCGCTGCTTCATCCGTCGCCGTCGCCATCATTCCTCCCCCGGTTGCGACG
Above is a window of Gemmatimonadaceae bacterium DNA encoding:
- a CDS encoding SRPBCC domain-containing protein; this translates as MNAPAARAFKVFTHEFDSWWPRSHHIGKSKLKRAIMEERVGGRCYSEQVDDVECDWGTVLAWEPPRRVVFAWQINADWTYQPDLA